The following DNA comes from Phytohabitans rumicis.
GTTGCCCGACGACCATGTAGAGCGAGCCGTGGTTGAACTTGATGCTGCGGGCGTCGCCGTTGTCCTTCAGGGTGCGGCCCAACTCGTACGGATGCATGGGCCGCTGGGTCAGGTAGGACAGGACGGCCAGCGCCAGCAGGTTGCCGACCTTGCGCTTCTTCGCCATCGGGTCAGGCGCTCCGGGTGGGGTCGTCGACGGTCGGGAACCCGCCCTCCCGGTGCGCCCGGCGCAGGTCGTCCAGGTACGCGCGGGAGAACATCGCCGACAGGATGGCGACGCCGCCGCGGTGGACCCGTACCTCGGCGCGCCGCATCCGGCCGGTGAGCACGATGCGCCGGCCGCCGGGCGTACCCGGGCCCTGGCCGTCCTTGACCTTTCCGCGGCCGACCCGGTGCAGGTCCCAGTCGTCGATCACGGCGTCGTCGGCGACCAGCAGCTTGAGCACGGCCCGGTCCAGGTCGACGTCGATGCGGATCTCGCCGTCCGGGATCCGCGGGGAGCGCAGGTCGAGCACGGCGAACCCGTGGTGGGAGCGCACCTCGAACTCGCGTGCGGTGGTCCAGTGACCGAGCCGCTTGGTGACGGTGTGGTGTGCCGGAACCCGAACGGCCCCAGCATCGGTGGCTATAGCAGTAGTCATGCTCCGAGTATCCAGCCCTGACTAGTCAGAGTCAACTACTTTCGCGTGACTAGCGCCTCGTGGCCTCCGCGCGGGGCCGGGCGTCCGCGGTGTGGGTCAAGGACTTGTGCGTCGATCAAGGACTTTCCCGCCGATCAAGGGCAAAGGGTCGCGGATTGGAGATCAAACCACGGCCGTTCGCCCTTGATCGACGCAGAAGTCCTTGATCGACGCGCCGCGCGCTGAGCGCGGGCGCGGTGGTGGGGAAGTGTCCCTAGCGGTCGCGGAGCAGTTGAACGGCCTGCTCGGGGCGCAGTGGTGGCTCGGGGAGCGGGTGGGCGGCGCCGGCGCGCAGGCCGTCCAGGATGAGCGCGAGGTGCCGGCGCCAGGCGTTCGGGCTGATCTGGCTGGTGGCCTCGATGGTCCGGGTGATGGCCCAGGTCACGAACATCATGTCTTCGAGTACGAAGTCGGCGCGCAGGGCGCCGCTGTCCTGGGCGCGGGCGATGAGCTGGGTCATGAGCGTGTGGCCGCGTGGCGGGGTGGCGACCTGCGGCACCCGCCGGGCGGCGAGGTCGTTGTAGCCGCGGTCCGCGGCCTGCAGGCGGCAGATCTGCTCCACGAGGTGCGCGAACCCGGCCCAGGGGTCGGGCATCGCCAGCGCGTGCTCGGTGATCCGGACGACGGTCTCCTCGCGGTCGGCGAACACGGCCGCGACCAGTTCGGCCCGGTTGGGGAAGCGGTTGTAGAGCGTGCCGATGCTCACCCCGGCCCGGCGGGCCACCTCGTCGAGGGCGACGTCGAGGCCGCGTTCGGCGAACACCTCGCGGGCGGCGGCGACGAGCCGCTCGCGGTTGCGCTGTGCGTCGCGGCGCAGCGGTGCCGTCCTGTCCACGCGCCCACTCTACCGAAGTTGACGATGCCCTCATGTTGAGGCTAAGTTGAGGACATCTTCAACTTAGGGAGACCTTGGTGATTGCTGTACTTGGGGTCGGGCCCGGTCTGGGCCTGTCGATCGCCCGGCGCTTCGGCCGGGAGGGCCACGCCGTGGCGCTGGTGTCCCGGTCGGACGCGCGCCACGCGGCGTACCGCGCCGAGCTGGCGGACGCCGGCATCGAGTCCCGCGCGTACACCGCTGACCTCACCGACCCGGTCGCGCAGCGCGCCGTCGTCGCGCGCATCGCCGACGACCACGGCGGGATCGACACCGTCTACTTCGGACCCGCCGCGGCCGGCGCCCGCGGCATCACGCCACTGGCTGCCGCGGACCCCGAGGACGTACGCGAACCGCTGGAGAACATCCTGCTGCCCGCGGTGCACCTCGTGTCGGCCGTCCTGCCGGCGATGCTGGACCGGGGCGCCGGGACGCTGCTGTTCGCCGGTGGCCTCAGTGGACTGCGCCCGATGCCGATGCTGGGCAACCTCGCGCCGGCGTCGGCGGCGCTGCGGATGTACGCGCTCACGCTGCATGCGACGGTGGCGGACCGCGGCGTCTACGTCGGCGCGCTGACGGTCGGCGGCCTGATCACGGGCGGCGACATCCACCGGACGGTCACCGAGCAGGGCCACCGGATGCCGACGCTGGACCCGGACGCGATCGCGGAGACCGCCTGGCGGATGGCGGCGGAGCGCACCCGGCCGGAGGAGGTCTTCGACGCATTCGCCTCCGCCACGGCGGTAGCGGGCTAGCCTGCGAGGGAGCATCCGGTACGACTAGGGGGTAACGGTGACTTCTCGTCTCAACCCGTACATCAGCTTCGACGGCCAGGCGCGCCAAGCCCTGGAGTTCTACCAGGGCGTCTTCGGCGGCGACCTCCGGCTGCACACGTTCGGCGAATACGGTGCGCCCGAATCGGTGGACCCGAACAAGATCATGCACGGCCAGTTGGAAGCCGACAACGGCTTCACGCTCATGGGCGCCGACACTCCACCCGGGACGGAGCACGAGCCGGGCAACAACATCTCGATCAGCCTCAGCGGAGACGACGCCGACCTGCTGCGCGGCTACTGGGCGAAGCTCTCCGGCGGCGGCACGGTCACCGTACCCCTGGAAAAGCAGATGTGGGGCGACGAGTTCGGGATGTGCATGGATCGTTTCGGCATCGCCTGGATGGTCAACATCGGACAGCCGCCGGCCTGACCGGCTATTCACATCGGTCTCTGCGCCGCATATCCTGCGGGCTGCCGGTCACCCCCGGCAGTCCCCTTTTCACTAGGAGTGCGCGATGAGACCCTCGTCGATCCTGCGCGGGATGTTGGCCGTGCCGCTGCTCGCGGCCGCGGTCGCGGTGCCCGTACCCGCGTCGGCCGCGGTGCTGGCAGCACCCGACATTTCGCTGACCAACACGAAGGCGCATCTGCAACAGTTCCAGAACATCGCGACCGCCAACGGCGGCACCCGTCGGTCGACCACCGCCGGCTACACCGCCTCGGTGACCTACGTGTTCGACCGGCTGGCCGCCGCCGGGTACAGCGTGGTCCGGCAGAACTGCACCTCCGGCTGCACCGCTGGCGCGGGCCCGAACGTGATCGCCGACTGGCCCGGCGGCGACCCGAACAGCGTGTACATGTTCGGTGCCCACCTGGACGGCGTGACCGCCGGTCCGGGCATCAACGACAACGCGTCCGGCTCGTCGACGCTGCTGGAGATCGCCCTGACGCTGGCGGCCACCAACCCGACCCTGGCCAGCCACGTCCGGTTCGCCTTCTGGACCGACGAGGAGCAGGGCCTGAACGGGTCCGAGTTCTACGCCAACACGCTGCCGACCGCCGAGCGGGCGAAGATCAAGGCGTACTTCAACTTCGACATGGTCGCCTCCACCAACGGCGGCTACTTCATCAACCGGATCACCTCGGCTCCCGGGCTGGTGCTCAAGGCGTACTACGACTCGATCGGCGTGCAGACCGAGGAGAACACCGAGGGCGCCGGCCGCTCCGACGACGCGTCCTTCAACACCATCGGCGTACAGACCTCGGGGGTCGCCGCGGGCGCCTCGCGGGTGAAGACCGCCGCCCAGGTGACCAAGTGGGGCGGCACGCAGAGCGCGTTCGACCCTGCTACCACCAGGCGTGCGACCGGTACCCGACCAACATCTCCGACACGGTGCTGGACCGGTCCGGCGACGCCGCCGCGTACGCGCTGTGGACCCTCGCCACGGGCACCCTGCCGACCACGGTGTGGTCGGACACCTTCGAGACCGCCACCGGGTGGACCACCAACCCGAACGGCACCGACACCGCCACCACCGGCGTGTGGGAGCGCGGCGACCCGGAGGCCACCACCTCCAGCGGCGCCAAGCAACTGGGTACGACCGTGTCCGGCACCAACGACCTGGTGACCGGCCGGCTCGCCGGCGCGGCCGCGGGCGACCACGACATCGACGGCGGCACCACGAGTGTCCGCTCGCCGGCGATCGCGCTCCCGGCCACCGGCACGCTGAACCTGTCGCTGTCCTGGTACCTCGCCCATGGCAGCAACGCGTCCTCGGCCGACTTCTTCCGCGTCTCGATCGTCCACAACGCAGGGACGACGGCGCTGTTCACCCAGGCCGGCGCCGCGAGCAACCGCAACGGCGCCTGGGCCACCGGCTCCTGGAACGTCACCGCGTACGCCGGGCAGTCGGTGCGGATCCTGGTCGAAGCGGCCGACGCGTCGACCGCGAGCCTGGTGGAGGCCGGCGTAGACGACGCCCGCATCACCAGCCAGTAGGTGTGTTAGGAAGGGCACCTTGCTATGCAAAAAGCGATAGCAAGGTGCCCTTCCTTGCACTCACAGGGTGCGGAGCTCCTCCACGATCGCGCAGGCGTCAGCCACGGGGTCGAGCGAGTTGGCGTGGGTGGCCAGGCGGCACAGCAGGGACTTGAAGGTGGCCCGGTCCGGCTCGGGCAGGCCGGCGAGCAGGTGCGCCTCGGCGTGCGCGAGCCGGGCGTCCAGGTCGTCGAGCAGCTTCTGGCCGTGCGCCGTGGCCACCACATGCCGGGTACGCCGGTCGCCCGGCGCCGGCTGGCGCTCCACCAGGCCGGCCCGCTCCAGGTCGTCGAGCAGGTACGTCATCACGGTGCGGTCGATCCCGAGCTGCTTGCCGAGCGCGGACTGGCTGCCCGGCGCCGAGCGCGCCGCCGCGGTCAGCACCTGGTAGCCGCGGTGGCCGCCGGGCAGGCCCTCCGTCACCGCGCTCGCGGACCGCAGGTAGGCGCGGAACACCACCCCAGCGTCCAGCCCAGGTCGTCCTGCAAGGTCATGCCCACCATCGTACGGTGAGATAAGCGGCACAACCGATAGTCTGTGGCACAGAACATCTGTAGAAATGAAGGCATGCCCGACTACGGTCACGACCTTCGATTCGGCACCTTCGTCCCGCCCGCCGCCGATACCGCGGACGAGGCGCTCCGGCTGGCCCGGCTGACCGACGACCTGGGACTCGACCTGGTCAGCGTGCAGGACCACCCGTACAACGGCGGGTTTCTCGACGCGTGGACGCTGCTGTCGTTCATCGCCGCCCAGACCACCGGCGTGAGCGTGTTCCCCAACGTCGCCAACCTGCCGCTGCGCCCGCCCGCGATGCTCGCGCGGGCCGCGGCCAGCCTGGACGTGCTCAGCGGCGGCCGGGTCGAGTTGGGCCTGGGCGCGGGCGCGTTCTGGGACGGGATCGCCGCGATGGGCGGCCCGCGCCGCACCGCGGGCGAGTCGGTCGCCGCGCTGGAGGAGGCGATCGCGGTGATCCGGGCACTGTGGACAACCGGCCGTGGGGCGCGGGCCGAGGGGGAGCACTACGGGCTCGCCGGGGCGCGTCCCGGGCCGGTCGCCGCGCACCCCATCGGCATCTGGCTCGGCGCGTACAAGAAGCGGATGCTCCAGCTCACCGGGCGGGCCGCGGACGGCTGGCTGCCGAGCGCGCCGTACCTGCCACCCGAGCAGTTGGCCGAGGCCAACAAGATCATCGACGACGCGGCGGCCGCCGCCGGACGGGAGCCCGCCGCGGTCCGCCGGCTCTACAACATCGCGGGTACGTTCGCCGGCAGCGGCCAGGCGTTCCTGCAGGGCCCGCCCAAGATCTGGGTCGAGCAGCTGGCC
Coding sequences within:
- a CDS encoding SDR family NAD(P)-dependent oxidoreductase is translated as MIAVLGVGPGLGLSIARRFGREGHAVALVSRSDARHAAYRAELADAGIESRAYTADLTDPVAQRAVVARIADDHGGIDTVYFGPAAAGARGITPLAAADPEDVREPLENILLPAVHLVSAVLPAMLDRGAGTLLFAGGLSGLRPMPMLGNLAPASAALRMYALTLHATVADRGVYVGALTVGGLITGGDIHRTVTEQGHRMPTLDPDAIAETAWRMAAERTRPEEVFDAFASATAVAG
- a CDS encoding LLM class flavin-dependent oxidoreductase, translating into MPDYGHDLRFGTFVPPAADTADEALRLARLTDDLGLDLVSVQDHPYNGGFLDAWTLLSFIAAQTTGVSVFPNVANLPLRPPAMLARAAASLDVLSGGRVELGLGAGAFWDGIAAMGGPRRTAGESVAALEEAIAVIRALWTTGRGARAEGEHYGLAGARPGPVAAHPIGIWLGAYKKRMLQLTGRAADGWLPSAPYLPPEQLAEANKIIDDAAAAAGREPAAVRRLYNIAGTFAGSGQAFLQGPPKIWVEQLAELAVSEGISGFVLMVDAGGDDDLRRFAADVVPAVKELVAAERAGSARPARPAEPGGLGVTPTPDDGLRRSAVRLWDEAARPSGPAPDPDVRYSAAGRANGQHLIEVHDHLRQELAQLHDLVRQVAAGAVDAGRVRSMINTMALRQNNWTLGTFCETYCRLVTTHHTLEDRSMFPQLRRADPRLAPVIDRLEAEHHVIADVLERLDAALVALVSEPAGIVRVREELDLLTDTLLSHLSYEERELVEPLARLT
- a CDS encoding MarR family winged helix-turn-helix transcriptional regulator; protein product: MFRAYLRSASAVTEGLPGGHRGYQVLTAAARSAPGSQSALGKQLGIDRTVMTYLLDDLERAGLVERQPAPGDRRTRHVVATAHGQKLLDDLDARLAHAEAHLLAGLPEPDRATFKSLLCRLATHANSLDPVADACAIVEELRTL
- a CDS encoding TetR/AcrR family transcriptional regulator, whose product is MDRTAPLRRDAQRNRERLVAAAREVFAERGLDVALDEVARRAGVSIGTLYNRFPNRAELVAAVFADREETVVRITEHALAMPDPWAGFAHLVEQICRLQAADRGYNDLAARRVPQVATPPRGHTLMTQLIARAQDSGALRADFVLEDMMFVTWAITRTIEATSQISPNAWRRHLALILDGLRAGAAHPLPEPPLRPEQAVQLLRDR
- a CDS encoding VOC family protein; this translates as MTSRLNPYISFDGQARQALEFYQGVFGGDLRLHTFGEYGAPESVDPNKIMHGQLEADNGFTLMGADTPPGTEHEPGNNISISLSGDDADLLRGYWAKLSGGGTVTVPLEKQMWGDEFGMCMDRFGIAWMVNIGQPPA